A single genomic interval of Oryctolagus cuniculus chromosome 19, mOryCun1.1, whole genome shotgun sequence harbors:
- the ABHD11 gene encoding sn-1-specific diacylglycerol lipase ABHD11 isoform X1 — MLRWASAWRLPRGALGARSPILSRLPVAPCSSSSSGGGAEPRPLPLSYKLLDGEAALPAIVILHGLLGSKTNFNSIAKALAQQTGRRVLTVDARNHGASPHSPDMSYEAMSQDLQSLLPELGLAPCALIGHSMGGKTAMLLALQRPELVDRLVAVDISPVETTSVSDFKAYLAAMQAVHIPGEVPRSQARKLADQQLSPVVQDTAVRQFLLTNLVEVDGRFVWRVNLDALARHLDNIMAFPPRQDAYPGPTLFLRGGNSQFVHPSHHAEIRRLFPRAVLQTVPDAGHWVHADRPQDFTAAIRGFLA; from the exons ATGCTCCGCTGGGCCAGCGCATGGAGGTTGCCCCGTGGGGCCCTCGGTGCCCGCAGCCCCATTCTCTCGAGGTTGCCCGTCGcaccctgcagcagcagcagcagcggtggcGGCGCCGAGCCGAG GCCGCTGCCGCTGTCCTACAAGCTGCTGGACGGAGAGGCGGCCCTGCCGGCCATCGTCATTCTGCACGGGCTCTTGGGCAGCAAGACCAATTTCAATTCCATCGCCAAGGCCTTGGCGCAGCAGACGGGCCGCAGG gtgctcACCGTGGACGCTCggaaccatggtgccagcccccacagcccGGATATGAGCTATGAGGCCATGAGCCAGGACCTGCAGAGCCTCCTACCTGAGCTGGGCTTGGCGCCCTGTGCCCTCATCGGCCACAGCATGGGAGGAAAGACGGCCATGCTGCTGGCGCTACAGAGG CCGGAGCTCGTGGACCGTCTGGTGGCCGTGGACATCAGTCCGGTGGAGACCACTTCTGTCTCGGACTTCAAAGCCTACCTAGCGGCCATGCAGGCCGTACACATCCCGGGTGAGGTGCCCCGCTCCCAGGCCCGCAAGCTGGCCGACCAGCAGCTCAGCCCTGTGGTCCAG GATACGGCCGTGCGCCAGTTCCTGCTCACCAACCTGGTGGAGGTGGACGGGCGCTTTGTGTGGAGGGTGAACTTGGACGCGCTGGCCCGGCACCTGGACAACATCATGGCCTTCCCGCCCCGACAGGACGCCTACCCTGGGCCAACGCTCTTTCTTCGCGGCGGAAACTCCCAGTTCGTGCA CCCCAGCCACCACGCTGAGATCCGACGGCTGTTCCCTCGGGCCGTGCTGCAGACGGTCCCTGATGCTGGGCATTGGGTGCACGCTGACCGGCCCCAGGACTTCACGGCCGCCATCCGAGGCTTCCTGGCCTGA
- the ABHD11 gene encoding sn-1-specific diacylglycerol lipase ABHD11 isoform X2, which yields MLRWASAWRLPRGALGARSPILSRLPVAPCSSSSSGGGAEPRPLPLSYKLLDGEAALPAIVILHGLLGSKTNFNSIAKALAQQTGRRVLTVDARNHGASPHSPDMSYEAMSQDLQSLLPELGLAPCALIGHSMGGKTAMLLALQRPELVDRLVAVDISPVETTSVSDFKAYLAAMQAVHIPGEVPRSQARKLADQQLSPVVQDAYPGPTLFLRGGNSQFVHPSHHAEIRRLFPRAVLQTVPDAGHWVHADRPQDFTAAIRGFLA from the exons ATGCTCCGCTGGGCCAGCGCATGGAGGTTGCCCCGTGGGGCCCTCGGTGCCCGCAGCCCCATTCTCTCGAGGTTGCCCGTCGcaccctgcagcagcagcagcagcggtggcGGCGCCGAGCCGAG GCCGCTGCCGCTGTCCTACAAGCTGCTGGACGGAGAGGCGGCCCTGCCGGCCATCGTCATTCTGCACGGGCTCTTGGGCAGCAAGACCAATTTCAATTCCATCGCCAAGGCCTTGGCGCAGCAGACGGGCCGCAGG gtgctcACCGTGGACGCTCggaaccatggtgccagcccccacagcccGGATATGAGCTATGAGGCCATGAGCCAGGACCTGCAGAGCCTCCTACCTGAGCTGGGCTTGGCGCCCTGTGCCCTCATCGGCCACAGCATGGGAGGAAAGACGGCCATGCTGCTGGCGCTACAGAGG CCGGAGCTCGTGGACCGTCTGGTGGCCGTGGACATCAGTCCGGTGGAGACCACTTCTGTCTCGGACTTCAAAGCCTACCTAGCGGCCATGCAGGCCGTACACATCCCGGGTGAGGTGCCCCGCTCCCAGGCCCGCAAGCTGGCCGACCAGCAGCTCAGCCCTGTGGTCCAG GACGCCTACCCTGGGCCAACGCTCTTTCTTCGCGGCGGAAACTCCCAGTTCGTGCA CCCCAGCCACCACGCTGAGATCCGACGGCTGTTCCCTCGGGCCGTGCTGCAGACGGTCCCTGATGCTGGGCATTGGGTGCACGCTGACCGGCCCCAGGACTTCACGGCCGCCATCCGAGGCTTCCTGGCCTGA